In Plasmodium vinckei vinckei genome assembly, chromosome: PVVCY_13, a single genomic region encodes these proteins:
- a CDS encoding leucine-rich repeat protein has translation MEKTINAKDNETIKKLTIVKISSLIKDGNISNCKELILKNKGIEECEELYQMKNLCKIDLSQNKIKDLSMIEMNLNLYHIVLQENLIDNINYLNNINNLIFLNLSNNKIKLIDNICQLKNLKTLILAYNEIEKVPNLSNLQSLETLILKNNNIEVFTKPAKEMPNLKKISLSFNKIRQFCFGSHFSNLQELRLNSNKLITIDKDIIYMASLKQLYLQNNYIMESDFLNYINELKNIKSIVISDNPFFKNMNIELLNKFIQKSRNLITINSVPIPRDKKFVTFPFNASHNFSSTENYGSSNTNKKDNNRNLKTQNFFKVKKDNFHKKSKKNNYKNIKQ, from the coding sequence atggaaaaaactATTAATGCGAAGGATAATGAAACGATCAAAAAGTTAACTATTGTTAAAATATCATCCTTAATTAAGGATGGGAATATATCAAATTGCAAAGAACTTATTTTAAAGAATAAAGGTATAGAAGAATGTGAAGAATTATATCAgatgaaaaatttatgtaaaatCGATTTAagccaaaataaaataaaagatttgTCAATGATTGAAatgaatttaaatttatatcatatagTATTAcaagaaaatttaattgataatataaattatttgaataatataaataatttaatatttttaaatttgtcaaataataagataaaattaatagacAATATATgtcaattaaaaaatctaAAAACGCTAATATTAGCTTATAATGAAATTGAAAAAGTTCCAAATTTATCAAATTTACAAAGTTTGGAaacattaattttaaaaaataataatattgaagTATTTACAAAACCGGCAAAAGAAATGCccaacttaaaaaaaatatccttatcatttaataaaattagacAATTTTGTTTTGGTTCTCACTTTTCAAACCTGCAAGAATTACGATTAAATTcgaataaattaataactattgataaagatataatttatatggcttctttaaaacaattatatttacaaaataattatattatggaatccgattttttaaattatataaatgaactAAAGAATATCAAAAGTATAGTAATTTCAGACAAtcccttttttaaaaatatgaatatagaACTATTGAATAAGTTTATTCAAAAATCTAGAAATTTAATTACTATTAATTCTGTGCCAATTCCCcgtgataaaaaatttgttaCATTCCCATTTAATGCTTcacataatttttcttcCACAGAAAATTATGGCAGCtctaatacaaataaaaaggatAATAATAGGAATTTGAAAACACAAAACTTTTTTAAGgttaaaaaagataattttcataagaaatcaaaaaaaaacaattataaaaatataaaacaatga
- a CDS encoding aminomethyltransferase, putative, which translates to MSTHFLCQLKNRKLIQVSGEASFKFLQNLTTNDLNKIINEKDFIINKSLPKNILFNKIEDGKYQISNSNTKHKKLITGLPSLFLSNNGKILFDCIIYNIKYICDQNIFPIFYIDCNANTLNTLLNILEKRKLSCDVDFKEINNIAVYQLLPCISLLSQKMWYNNTVNSNKQNSKNYNEDYEDFLNTCSDLLDISNNEGAFFFSKDQRHDLLGYRIYDIIDKETNFINEYIKCNIKNDQTLTSCKGIHTHNNNNKNTYCFKNETSDLLNKFEKEEKVNLTNALLYDFFKLNLGVIENLYDYYPFFKSDKTINNDDLNLTNNISHNDNNNSNSSKPINSRDIFTFKDLSPFDINYDKQNYISKDKGCYIGQEVINRTRNNLLINKYKLSLCINYSYYDMFMDNQDNLDKHIYKDFPHYKYIQNINNNHLFKSSFFLLQNIMQNNKNVINYKDQYDVIIQNDDINSDQSNNMTTIGYIFFYNNVMGLCFLINKKMAHIKHNLYHHSSKIYMKSKSSDKCHRISLIHI; encoded by the coding sequence ATGAGTACACACTTTCTTTGTCAGTTAAAAAATAGGAAGCTTATTCAAGTTTCAGGAGAAGCTTCCTTTAAATTTCTTCAAAATTTAACTACGaatgatttaaataaaataataaatgaaaaggattttattataaataaaagcttgcctaaaaatatattatttaataaaattgaagaTGGGAAATACCAAATTAGCAACTCTAATACaaagcataaaaaattgataaCTGGCTTGccttcattatttttatcaaacaatgggaaaatattatttgattgtataatatataatataaaatatatttgtgaccaaaatatatttcctatattttatatagatTGTAATGCAAATACATTGAAcacattattaaatattttagaaaAGAGAAAATTATCATGTGATGTCGATTTTAAAgagataaataatattgctGTTTATCAGCTCTTACCATGTATATCATTATTGAGCCAAAAAATGTGGTATAACAATACAGTTAATtctaataaacaaaatagcaaaaattataatgaagATTATGAAGATTTTCTAAATACATGTAGCGATCTCTTAGATATATCCAATAATGAAGGtgcatttttcttttctaaAGATCAAAGACATGATTTATTGGGTTATAGAATTTATGATATAATAGATAAAGAGACAAACTttattaatgaatatattaaatgtaatataaaaaatgatcaaACTTTAACAAGCTGTAAAGGAATACATACACACAAcaataacaataaaaatacttactgctttaaaaatgaaacatcTGATTTACTCAACAAATTTGAAAAGGAAGAAAAAGTAAATCTTACAAatgcattattatatgatttCTTTAAACTCAATTTAGGAGtaattgaaaatttatacgattattatcctttttttaaaagtgaCAAAActattaataatgatgaCTTAAATTTGACTAATAATATCAGTCACAATGATAACAATAACTCGAATAGTTCAAAACCAATCAATAGTAGAgatatatttacttttaaAGATTTATCTCCTTTTGATATAAACTAtgataaacaaaattatatatcaaaaGATAAAGGTTGTTATATCGGGCAAGAAGTAATAAACAGAACTAGAAACAATTTgcttataaataaatataagttaTCACTTTGTATTAATTATAGTTATTATGATATGTTTATGGATAACCAAGACAATTTagataaacatatatacaaagATTTCCctcattataaatatattcaaaatattaataataatcatttatttaagtcatcattttttttactccaaaatataatgcagaacaacaaaaatgttattaaCTACAAGGATCAGTACGATGTAATTATTCAAAATGACGATATAAATAGTGACCAATCGAATAATATGACTACAAttggatatatatttttttataataatgtaatgggcttatgttttttaataaataaaaaaatggcgcatataaaacataatttgtatcatcattcttcaaaaatatatatgaaaagcAAATCCAGTGACAAATGCCACAGAATTTCgcttatacatatataa